The segment GAGGGTGGCAGCAGTGTGGCGCGGCGAGCGGGCGGAGCGGAACCAGGAGCTTCTCATCGGTGGTCCCCTTCGGGCATGAGCGTGGAAGGCCCGCCGATTTACGCAGCGGGGGCGCCGCACACTCAAGCACTCACGACAGAAGCCCGCAAGATGTCGCGCAGATTCCGCAAAAGATGGACCGAAGCTCGCAGCTCAGCGGCGGGCGGTCCCGGTGGTCCCCCGGACGACGAGCTCGGGTTCGTACAGCAGCTCGTCCGGAGCCACCGTCTTGCCGGCGATCTGCAACGCGAGAAGCTCCACGGCGGCCCGCCCCATCGCCTCGATCGGCTGACGCACGGTCGTCAGCGGCGGCTCGGTGCAGGTCATGAACGCGGAGTCGTCGTAGCCCACCACCGAGACATCGCCGGGCACCGACAGTCTCAGCCGACGCGCGGCCCGTACCGCGCCCAGCGCCATCGGGTCGTTCGCGCAGATGATCCCCGTCACCCCCCTCTCCCACAGCTTCGCCGCGGCCGCCTGCCCGCCCTCCAGCGTGTACATCGCCCGCCCGATGTACTCCTCCGGCAGCTCCCGGCCCGCCGCGAGGGCCGCGGCGCGCGCGGCGGCCAGCTTGCGCTGCGACGGCATGTGGTCCGACGGCCCCAGCAGCAGCCCGATCCGCTCGTGCCCCAGCGAGGACAGATGGCGCCACGCCTGCTCCACCGCCACCGCGTCGTCGCACGAGATCCGGGGGAAGCCCAGGTCCTCGATGGCCGCGTTGATCAGCACGACCGGCAGATTGCGCCCGGCCAGCAGCCGGTAGTGGTCGTGCGGCGCGTCCGCCTGCGCGTACAGGCCGCCCGCGAAGACCACTCCGGAGACATGGTGCTGGAGCAGCAGCTCGATGTAGTCCGCCTCCGACACCCCGCCCACGGTCTGCGTGCACAGCACCGGGGTCAGCCCCTGCTGCGCCAGCGCCGCGCCCACGACATCCGCGAAAGCCGGGAAGATCGGGTTCTGCAGCTCCGGCAGCACCAGCCCGACCAGCCGCGCCCGCTCCCCGCGCAACTGGGTGGGCCGCTCGTAGCCCAGCACGTCGAGCGCGGTCAGCACCGCCTGCCGGGTCCCCTCCGACACCCCCGGCTTCCCGTTCAGCACCCGGCTGACGGTGGCCTCGCTGACCCCGACCTTCTTCGCTACTTCGGCAAGCCGTCGCGTCATGGGCGCAAGCATACGACAGATAACGCAAGTGGTTTGCGTTGATGCGCAAAACGTGCGGCGGCCGACCGCCATTAGGCTCCGCGCATGAGCATGTGCACCACTGCCTCCGCCGAGCTGGCCGAGCCCCTCGCCGCTACGGCGGCCACCGCCCGCAGCTGGCTTCTGGTCGAGCAGCCCGGGCCGTGGGGTGCGAAGGCGCTGACCGCGAGCCATCTCGACCCCGCGACCGGCCGGGAGCTGGAGAAGCTGGCCGGTGAGGCGGGCGTACGGGTGGGCCTGATCCGG is part of the Streptomyces sp. NBC_01262 genome and harbors:
- a CDS encoding LacI family DNA-binding transcriptional regulator → MTRRLAEVAKKVGVSEATVSRVLNGKPGVSEGTRQAVLTALDVLGYERPTQLRGERARLVGLVLPELQNPIFPAFADVVGAALAQQGLTPVLCTQTVGGVSEADYIELLLQHHVSGVVFAGGLYAQADAPHDHYRLLAGRNLPVVLINAAIEDLGFPRISCDDAVAVEQAWRHLSSLGHERIGLLLGPSDHMPSQRKLAAARAAALAAGRELPEEYIGRAMYTLEGGQAAAAKLWERGVTGIICANDPMALGAVRAARRLRLSVPGDVSVVGYDDSAFMTCTEPPLTTVRQPIEAMGRAAVELLALQIAGKTVAPDELLYEPELVVRGTTGTARR